Genomic segment of Passer domesticus isolate bPasDom1 chromosome 4, bPasDom1.hap1, whole genome shotgun sequence:
ctttttctcttttggacACCAGTAAGGCCTTTTCATGTACTAAATCAAACCATTACTTATATTTCTCTGTTGTCTTTTAGTCTGCAGCAGTTCTTGACAGGTGTGGGATATTTCACAGAATCTGTTGTGCTTGAGAAGGGTCTCAAGGTATATTGGTCCATGATGGCAAAGGAAATACTTGATGTGCATCTTCCTTTAGTTAGCTAGTTCATCTGAGTGGTAGTAGGACTAATTTCAGATCTTTCCTTTTGAATGAAATAGATGTTTGTTAGATCTGAAAGGACTAAGTAGTTGGGCACAGAAATTAGATGGACAtggaagatgaaaaatatcacAAGATGTTTTTTCAAAAACCTGAGAAACAAAGACTTACCCCAAGTAGCAAGCAAGTGGTTGTTGGTACAACAAATTTAATGttcaaattattttagaaagctGTTTATAAGAATATAATTTGTGCAAATCACTTCCATGTTGAAGAGTACAGGCATTAACTAGCAAGGTGCAGTTCTTCAGGAAAGTTAGTAAAtatctgaaatgaaaaacaaaacaagtatTCAGAATGGAGAATTCCATCATGGTGACAGCAGAAGGATGTATCAGTTGTTAATGATAAAACATTTAAAGGATTGAAAGGAACTTGAAAAGATCTCTCATCTATCCTTGCTTGGGAAAGGAAGCCTTGATGGTACTGCCTAGTGCACTGATGATGCTTACCCTGTACAATTATTGGGTTAAAAGCCTTGATGGGATTCTTGAAGACCATATTGTAGAAGAGAGATGCTTCTTACACTTCCATCTGGTGAGATTGAGAGTGCAATGTCCAGAATTATGTATCATCAGTTTAAAAAGAGCTGTTGAGGGTAATGTGGAGAATTTAGGGAAAAGAGATATCAGCAGATCACGTTAGGGCTGCAggtaattttgttttattagggCTCAGTTTCTTAAGTTAATCATAAGAGTTGGTGGATGATCTGAATATGCTATAAAAATGATTTTGTCCATAATTGGAACAGTCTCCAGTATGACAAGAGCTAGTAGCTAGTACTGAAACTAAACAAATGGGAAATAGGGAATTGGTAGAAAAAATAACTAGATGTTGAAATCAGCTATAAAAGGAGATGTTGTTTGCTTATATATTTTGTTGTATTTAGGACTTTTTCGCATTTAAAAATGTGTAATCAAGCACTTTGTTTTAATTGATCATGATAATCACATATAGATTAAGTTCTGAAATGTGTTTTGTAATGTGGTTCATTACTCAGCAGTTGTGGTTTAGTATATTAAGCAAAATTTTCAgttctctctgctttttcatCTATGTTGTACACTTAAAAATGTCAAAGTTCTGGTACTGCCCCTAACTTCTGTGGTTTTGATTTTAGTAAAGCAGGTTGCAGTTCCTCCTGGTACAACCCTTTCTACAGCTTCATTTTCAGAGGATGTTCCAAAACCTACAGCAGTTACAGCATCTTCTAGTTCCAAAGATCAAATTAAAGGtgaagatgaaaagaaaaagaaggaaaaggtagaaaaaaaagGTACTTCAGTTTTCTTATCTCTGATAGACAGTTGAGGTATTTAATTTATGCAAGTGCTTTTGCATGATTTTGAGCacaaaataaaagttttcaTACAGCTACAGTAGGAAGAGTCATGTGCTAGCTCTTAAATCTTGAAAATACTTGAAGCTAATGAAGGCTGTCAGCTAAGCTACAGATTCTTCCTTGCATGGGATACATGCCAAATTCTGTTTAATGTGACTGCACTTCCTCATTTGAAAAACCACCACCAACAGAAAACAAGGCATGTCTGTTGGACACCTGTACTTTTGTGCGAGTTGTTTTGTAAATTAAACCTATGTTTTCAATCATTCTCTTATGCAGATTATTATTAATTTGCTATGATTATATTTGTACAGATTTTCAGAGTTTGGGTATTATGATAGTGCACTCTCTTTTTCTGGTGAGCTGTACAGTGACTTTTAagctattttatattttttaatgtatttctgCCTTTAACACATTAATATTGCACAGAGCTGTAAATACAAAAGCAGAGGCCACATGTCATAGCAGGCAATTAAATTTTTCCCTCAAGTATTCAGCAGCTACAGAGCAAGTATTCAGTTggtaaggaaaaataaaacttccTATATATGATGAGGGGAAGTAGAGTACAAGTAGCTTAAATTCAGTCAGACAAATGcagatcacagaatattctgagttgaaagggacccacaaggatcatcaagtccaccTCTTAAGGGAATGGCCCATACAGGATTGAACTCTCAAATTTGGTGTTACTAGCATCATGCTCTGGCCAACTGAGCTCATCTCATATGGAAAACAGTTTTAGACTTTTGCCTTATGCTGAAATATAGCACAAACATTAAATAGTAGTCCTGCACAGGCTATTTCTGTGGAGCTCAGCATCTGTTGAAGGTATTACATTTAACAGTTGAAgtaaaaaatgcataaaatttgtttttaagtcTAGAAATTGATGAAATGATGGACTGTCTCAAATCCTTTTGCTTTGTGTCACCTATGTCATCTCTTTCCTCTCTGGTTATTTTCATATTCTGTGTTCTAGTTCTTGCAAAACTTATCTGTATGATTTCTTTGTGTATTGATTCTGGACTGACTCTTCACACTGGCCAGAGGAGTGAATGTTTCTCCTTAGCCTGTGGCATTGAAATGAATATTTTCTATGTATCTGTATGTATACACACCATGTACACATTTGCTGTGTTCTCATTTGAGGAAAGACTTAATTTCTCTTGTAGAGGAATATCATGGAGAACAGTGTGGAATTATACCAAGGATAAACGTAGCAGGTCTTTCAAATTATCTTAGATATTATATGTTAGCTATTTTgattgggattttttccagtttctctTATATTATTGTATATATGACTGATTTGATTAATCAAATTGTCCATTACATTAAAAACCCAAGTCCTAATCACTAGAGCTTGTCATTCATCATAAATGAACAAATACTTTTGAAGTGCTGTTGTTTCTATTAAAAAGATATAGCCTTTTTATTATTGAAtgtataatttaatttcatgcCTGTACTAGAACAATGATGAATGAAATCAAATTGCATGTTGTGTCTACTTTTCCTCTTTTGGCTCCCTTAAGTAGGGAGTTAGGTTTACATTAATATGTAAGTTATCTTGGATGAAAGAATAACAGAATATGCTTATTTAAAGTAAGCACATCTTAGACTTCTTTTAATCTCCCAGAGATTATAGCTGTTAAGCAAGTCTTAAACATCTCCTAAACAGCACAGTCTTATCTATAAACTGGATATAACTTGTTCATCTTGAAAGGAATATTGCATATTTTATGATTCCGTGATTTATATAAGCAGCTGAGTATGTGGAGTGTTGCTTCACTCTTGTTTTATACTACACAGTCTGTGTGTGTGATGATCATGGGGTAAAGACACCACACCAGGGGAATCTCATAAGCCATGAGCATTTTCATGCACTCTTGTGTTTGGGAAGTGCAGAATGTCATCTTGAAGGGTTGCATTGCAGCTGTGacagtgcagctgcagtgacTTGGCCCCTCCTGGCTGCACACTGTGCTGGTAAGCACTCGTAACCTGATGGACTGTGATTCCCTAGTTTCCTTTCGTTGGTGAAACACCATGGCAAGGCTTATTGGTAATTGCTGATTATTCAAATGGGATTATCAGGTAATTGATGTGGCCTTTGTCAGGGTAAATGTGTCACACATGTTAAAGGCACTTAAATTCAGGATGACTTTACAAACAGGAGGTGGTAATTAGTTGAGGTAATAATGTGAATTGAAGTGTGTCTGACAATTCACCACTGGAAACTGGTAACAGAGGTGCTAACTCTTTactcttctttttattttgcacaGAATTTACGCTTATTTCTGGGACTGTAGCTCACTTTTCCCTTGCATTTGTCATATGTGTTAGTTGtgctttttttaatgtttatttcaTGCAACAAAATGTTCTCTAATAGGtgaaaagaaggagaagaaacagCAGCCAGCTGCTGGAAGTAGCGATGCAAAACCTGTAGATGTTTCTCGTCTGGATCTTCGTGTTGGCTGCATTATTACTGCTGAAAAGCATCCAGATGCAGACACTCTGTATGTTGAACAAGTGGATGTTGGTGAAGCAAGCCCAAGGACTGTTGTCAGCGGTTTAGTGAAACATGTTCCTCTGGATAAGGTattgacaaaattatttactgatagcttttcctttccttaagTATCTTAAGGCATTCATCTGTTTATAGGATATGTTTTTATTCTGCTAAAAGATTTGTACAgtcatgaaaacaaaaataaaatgcagatgGAAGTAATACTTAACAGCATTTCCCAGAGACCAGAGAAGTGCCCTTACCCCAAATCAGTTTCTGATTGCAGTGCTTCTATCCTGGGATCGTATTCCAATTCCTCTGCCATCGGTGCACACTGAACTCCTAAACTAAACAGATGTTACTCTTCCTCTAGGTTTCCTACTATGTAGTAGAGAAGTTATAGTAACCTTTTTGGTATGATCCAAACTTTTGTAACCTTTGTCTTCCAATTCTCTTTTATAGCCTATTGAAATATTTGGCATGAAGTAAAGCAGAGCATGTAAATTCAACTTAGCTGGCAATGAATAGCTTAAACAACAGTGGAATACAAAATGCATACTTTTACTTCCTTGTGCAGAATAGAATCTGTGTCCATGCTTTTTTTAGTTGATACTTTGGTGTTTGACACAGATCGTTTATGGGTGCCTTTGAACAACCTAAGACTTCAagatttagtttttctttcaCCTCTTCTGGAGGGTGAGAGGAGTTGACTGAATGCTGCTCCTAAATTCAAATGCAAGCTTGGCATTTAAAACAGTGTTGTGTAGAGCAACTGCAAAATGGATAATGAAGGAATTGATCTTAGTCTGGAAAAAGCTCCATTTTCTTAAATGTCTTTTCAATCATTATTTGCACACTGTCCCCATGGTAAGGCTGCGAGCATAGGAAACAATtaaaattgtgattttttttttatgctgcaGAAAGTTagtgaacaaaaaaaaccccacctgaATATAGTAACTATTCTGCACTGATCACCTGATGATGTCCACTTACTGAATTTGCACTGGGCAAAATCTCAACTTGCTTGCTTTTAGCAGTCTTCTTTCAAGAAAGCATGTAGAGGAAAGCATCTTAAAAGCCATTCTAAATATACTTACAAACATGAAGTGTACAGAATGAAATGGCAGCAGGagtcttttctttttaaccttCTTTCTGAGTGGAAAAATAATCTGAAGTACTCATTAGCAGAGAAGTAGGGATCATCCTTGCACGTTCTTTGAGAGCATTTTTGTTTGCGTGTCTGTTTTCGGTTTTGGCAAGTCTCTGTTAAGACAGTAAATTTTTAGAGGCAAGCTTCCatctttttatgttttttgaaGTGTTCAAAAATGTGAAGGCCTGGCATGTGTCTACTGCCatatattgaaataaaaatatatacatcAGATCAAGGACCATAGCCataaatttattcacaaaaAATTCAGCTGTTTATGATTTTGGTGTTTGATGTGGTGATTTTGCAGTGTTTGAGGCTGTAGTATTTGTATCATCTGATTTTACTTTTGGTTAGGAAACACAGTATGTATCTTCACTAACATTTCAGTATGCAGTGCAAGTTATTTATGGGTGTGAAAACTTCTGGCATGCCCACTTTATATATGAAATGCTGTGATTTTGTTCACATCGTGGTAAAGCCATGTCAAAAGTTGTGCCCTCTGTTGTCATGAGCAGTAGTGTCACAAGTAACAGGGATATGGAAGGATCTTGGCACAAGGTGCACTATGGCATTACTGAGCTCTTTTGGCAGATGGGGACAAGTGGGGAAATTTCTGAAATGTCAAAAGCTTTTTTGGCACTGCATTTGGCTTTTTGAAGTGGATCTCTGTGTGTTCCTAGCATCAATACCTGTTTCAGGCAATTGTTCTTGAAATTCCGGCAGTTCTCCAGTGTTGCTTTTTGTCATCTTATCCTCTTTAATCTAAGAGAACCTCATGTCAGTGATCAGAAGTGAAGAACAGGAATGTAGGGAATGTGTATTAAGCTTAACCAGAAGAGAAAAGGCCACCATCATCCTCCAGAAATGCTATTCTACAACCATTGTAAGAGGTTACATTACAGTTACATCTGTTATGAGTGATATACTCTGATTTTTGCAGCAGAAACTTTTCCTTCCACTTAGATGCCttgaaattttttctttctagatCATTGTGATCTCCACCCAGTAATTAGCCTTTCATTCATTAATTGTTATCCAGTGCTAGATAATGCTACAACTTGCATTTTAGTCACTGGCATGTTACaagcattttttttgttttgtgccaCTTATTCGCATAGCAATAACTTCAGAAATTTTCAGTCAGTGGGCTGGCTTGAAACTGATGCAAGATAACTTTTTCTTATAACTTTCATTTTGGCAATttaaatttttgctttttaaggtGTTGTCTTTGGAAAATATGCAGTGTTTGAAATAGTTGATCATATGAGTTTTATTAAGTATTAATCCTGCAAGTTCTGTTCAGACTTTGTACTGTGATGCTCAAAGACTAAAATCTAGAAATATTAAATACTTATATGTAATGTAGCATGGGAATTAAGACAGCCTTACTTTGTATCTTAAGAATGTTCAGggtttcattttcatttcagtttgaaAGCGTGGTTTGTTTTAGAGTCCAAAGTGTGGCATTTTTTATGAACAAAGAGTATTTTCTCTGGTTTACTTTtgtaattattaaaataaaacaacagaGAAACATTTTACAGGTTTGCACTAACAGATTTAGTGTTCAGTATATACAGCCATTTTCAGTGGCTAAAAAGCACTCAAGGCATTGGGGTTAACTAAGATAAAATTTAATATTCAAGTGAGCTCATTATGTAGAAGACCTCTAAGCTTCCAGGATACAGTTTGAAATTTTTACCTGTGGGCCTAATTTGTAGACTTcttgttgttatttttagtaCTATCATCATTCAATTATTGTTATCATTAAGTAGAAATTGTTTAGTTTGTAGTGCTATATAGAAAGTGGACTAAAGTGGTGGTCTGTAATGAATAAAGATGGAATGCGAGTGAAATGCCTCGcctggtttttaattttctaaatggaatattttatatttgcatGATAAATATGTCACATTTCAGCATTTAATCCCTTATTCACTGGCCAGCTCTTAAGGGCTTTAAATGTTATGTTACTGCTGTTTAGCCATTAAAATTGTGATTCTGTTGCTACATGCTTCTCTTACACTTCACTTGTTATGGTAAGTTCTCATCACTGTAATTCTTTCATTATAATGAAATAATGGGAGTCCCCAAGACCACGTGCCATTTTAAGTACTCACATCCTTCTGTTTTCCTCCCCCAAGATGCAGAATCGGATGGCAGTGCTACTCTGTAACTTGAAGCCTGCAAAGATGAGAGGAGTAGTATCTCAAGCAATGGTGATGtgtgccagctccccagaaaaAGTGGAAATTCTGGCTCCTCCTGCTGGAGCAGTACCAGGGGATAGAATCACTTTTGAAGGGTTTCCTGGTAAGTAGGTATTTGGGAAAATGATAGAAACAAGTATGCCAAGGTAACCTCAGTGTTGAAGCAcataaaacagctttttttaaaGCTCATTGTGTTTTTTGTTGAAATTTGCTGAATTAAttcttggttttaattttttttactaccATGCTAATATTGTGTAAATAAAGGATTGAAAATACTTTCTCATCTGTCAAAAACTTGTAACTTGATGAGGTTGTATAGAGCTTTAAGTCTCAGTAAGTATTTCAGTTTTGAAATATATGGATAAACATATTTGTACTTGGCAAATTACAACAAACAAACGTAAAGCATCTTTCAGTATCTCGGCATAATTGATGAAGTATTAAATTCCTaattccagctcctccctgtaATGCAAGTATCAGAACTTTGGgtagaattttttgtttgtttgtttttgaggaagaagagatggagggGATAGGAGGGGTTGGAAGTTTCCTATTCGTGAGAGGGGCCCGTAATATTCAAAAcaccagggtttttttgtttgtctgggagaaAATGTCTTTTTAGGCTTCCAAAGAAAGACATTGGACTTTTTTCCacttaattaaataaataaatccatattttttcagaatataAATTATCGTTTTACTGAATGAATCTTTATCAAAAGATGATTTTTCATCCATTTTTTGATTTCTTCCGCGTCTGTGAAAATGATTAATTTTTGACTGCATATTGGGAACTTAGATAAAGCATCATAGGTTTATCATTTTGGtttaaaatgctgtttattAGAGCTGAGTCTGAAAAGAGATACTAGTGTAAATAATCTTGCATGGCACAGATGATGTGAATGCACCTGCAGCGTGCTGTGCACTCCTTATCCATAAGGagaatttctttcctttccattGTTTGAGctattgctgtatttttttactCATTGTGGCTGTCAGTCATAAAGGAAGTTTGTGTGAGAACTTGGTGCTGCCCATAAGGGTGAGGACACGCAAGTGGCTCAGTTGCTGGTGCCACGTGGAAGCTGCCTGTAGACTTCCCTCTTACCATCAGCTGCCCAGCTTTATCCTGCACCCTAGGAACTTAGGAGTTTGTGCAGCAAGCCCAAGCCCAGACCTACTCCGGTCAGGGGTTAATGGATCACAGAGGTCTTGGTGAACAGTGCTCTTCTGGTCAGGATCACTCCATCACTTAAACTTGAAAGAACATGGTCCAAATCCCAGTATTTCCCATACTGGGTGAAAGTATATGTGTGTGCATTTATCAATGAAGTATTCATCTTCAGGAGGCATTTATAGTTCAAAAGTTGGCTTTCACATGTGAGAAAATGGTGtaacttttattttctgcataGAGCCATATGAACCTTTATAAACTATTGCACTTCTGACAATTTTCTAGCTGTGCAGCAGAGTTTTGATTTATAAACCTCTTGGCAAGCTCTATGCTTAAACATATTTGCATAAAATACCTTTCAGAAATATATATGGATCtctatatgaatatatatatatatatttatacttcTCAAGAGTGAAACTGTGAtgcttaaaaaatatatatttgggTTAGAATATGATAAAGGAAGCAATGCTCTATCTAGGTGTTTTATGAAATCAAAAAATAGCTCAGCTTGTTGTGATTTAATACtccaattaaaaatactttaaaataatacTGTTTCAAAAGGAAATCAGTctggcagcatttttttttcagttttagtttcctgtattaaaaatatatcaaGCTTGCTAGTTGAGATGCAGAATTTGTTAGCTATACTGAAATCTTAAATGCTTCAGCAATTAATTGCATTGACTAAATTGTGGGAATACTCACTCATGGCTTCTAGTTGTTATCACGTATAGTGAGTAAAGATGGATTAACTGTTGGACCTTTGTTACCTGCAAGAGTCATATGTGCCAAATACACTCACACTGCTATCTGTTGCTGTGGAAATGGATGTGCAAGAGAGCATCAAGTTGTAGAATAAGCACTTCTAGTGCAAAAGCCCTGGAAAATGATGTACAGATTCAGCCCTCAAAAAT
This window contains:
- the AIMP1 gene encoding aminoacyl tRNA synthase complex-interacting multifunctional protein 1 isoform X2, with translation MAANNAVLNRLEQKGAEADQVIEYLKQQVALLKEKAILQASLREEKKLRVENAKLKKEIEGLKQELIEAEIRNGVKQVAVPPGTTLSTASFSEDVPKPTAVTASSSSKDQIKGEDEKKKKEKVEKKGEKKEKKQQPAAGSSDAKPVDVSRLDLRVGCIITAEKHPDADTLYVEQVDVGEASPRTVVSGLVKHVPLDKMQNRMAVLLCNLKPAKMRGVVSQAMVMCASSPEKVEILAPPAGAVPGDRITFEGFPGDPEKELNPKKKIWEQIQPDLHTNDQCIATYKGVPFEVKGKGVCRAETMANSGIK
- the AIMP1 gene encoding aminoacyl tRNA synthase complex-interacting multifunctional protein 1 isoform X1 — protein: MFLSRFLVKMAANNAVLNRLEQKGAEADQVIEYLKQQVALLKEKAILQASLREEKKLRVENAKLKKEIEGLKQELIEAEIRNGVKQVAVPPGTTLSTASFSEDVPKPTAVTASSSSKDQIKGEDEKKKKEKVEKKGEKKEKKQQPAAGSSDAKPVDVSRLDLRVGCIITAEKHPDADTLYVEQVDVGEASPRTVVSGLVKHVPLDKMQNRMAVLLCNLKPAKMRGVVSQAMVMCASSPEKVEILAPPAGAVPGDRITFEGFPGDPEKELNPKKKIWEQIQPDLHTNDQCIATYKGVPFEVKGKGVCRAETMANSGIK